In Harmonia axyridis chromosome 6, icHarAxyr1.1, whole genome shotgun sequence, a single window of DNA contains:
- the LOC123683399 gene encoding 40S ribosomal protein S9-like produces MVNNRVPLVCSKTYVTPRRPYEKARLDQEMKIIGEYGLRCKREVWSVKYSLAKIRKAARELLTLDEKDPKRLFEGNALLRRLVRIGVLDENRMKLDYVLGLKIEDFLERRLQTQVFKLGLAKSIHHARVLIRQRHIRVRKQVVNIPSFVVRLDSQKHIDFSLRSPFGGGRPGRCKRKNLKKGTNTGAAQEEEDEE; encoded by the exons ATGGTGAACAACAGGGTGCCCTTGGTCTGTTCCAAGACCTACGTCACCCCCAGACGTCCTTATGAAAAGGCTCGTCTTGACcaggaaatgaaaatcattgGGGAATATGGTTTGAGGTGCAAACGTGAAGTATGGAGTGTAAAATACTCTTTGGCCAAGATCCGTAAAGCTGCTAGGGAGCTCTTGACTCTTGACGAGAAAGATCCCAAACGTCTATTCGAAG GTAATGCACTACTCCGTAGATTGGTCCGTATTGGTGTCCTGGATGAAAACAGGATGAAGCTCGATTATGTGTTGGGCCTGAAAATCGAAGACTTCTTGGAACGTCGTCTCCAGACCCAGGTATTCAAGTTGGGATTGGCCAAATCAATCCATCACGCTCGAGTTCTCATCAGACAGAGACACATCCG TGTAAGGAAACAGGTGGTAAATATACCATCTTTCGTAGTCAGGCTGGACTCCCAAAAGCACATAGATTTCAGTCTGAGATCGCCCTTCGGTGGTGGCCGCCCAGGTCGCTGTAAGAGGAAGAACCTCAAGAAGGGAACAAACACTGGTGCGGCACAAGAGGAGGAGGATGAAGAGTGA